The following nucleotide sequence is from Calditerricola satsumensis.
CCACAATTACAAGCGCAACCACGCCTTCAACCTGTGGTTCACCATCGCCGTGCCGCCCAACAGCCGCTTCGGCCTGGAGAAGACGGTGGAGATTCTCGGTCAGCGCGCCCCGGGCGTCGAGTCGATCCGCCTCCTGCCGACGCTGAAGCTGTTCAAGATCGGCGTGCAGCTTGACGTCACCGGAAAGGAGGACACGGCAAAGGCCAAGGCCAAGCCCACCTACACCGACGAGGACCGCCGAAACGCCGACAACCGCCTCTCCGACCTCGACATCGCCATGATCCGCGAGCTGCAGAAGGACCTCCCGGTGACGGCGCGTCCCTTCGACGAGTGGGCGCAGAACATCGGCATCACCACCGAGGAGCTCCTCGCCGGCGCGGAGAGCCTGAAGAAGCGCAAGCTGATGCGCCGCTTTTCCGCCGTGCTGCGCCACCGCCAGGCCGGCTTCCTCTTCAACGGCATGGGCGTGTGGAACGTGCCCGACGACAAGGTGGAAGAAGTGGGGCCGAAGATGGCCGCCTTCAAGGCCGTCAGCCACTGCTACCTGCGCCCGCGCTACGAGGACTGGCCCTACAACATCTTCACCATGGTCCACGGCCGCTCGCTGGAGGAATGTGAGGCCATCCTGAAATCGATTGAGGAGGAGACGGGCATCACCGACCGGATCGTGCTCTACTCCACGAAGGAGTACAAGAAGACGCGCGTCGAGTACTTCACACCGGAGACGTACGAATGGGAAGCGAAAGTGGCGGAAGAGATGGGGTTGTAAAGCGGAATTCCCCTGTTCCACGGTTCCTACGCGCGGCGATCCGCCGCAGGCAATGGCGGGTCGCTTGTTTTTTGTGTCGTCGACCGGCAGTGTTGCAAAAACTCCGGCAGGTCGACGACACTTCTGCAAAATCCTTTCTCCAAAAAGCCCTCTTGCGGCGCGGTCTTCAGTGGTGTACAATACTTTCGTAAGATTTTGCGAGCTTCGCGCTCACACTTATCCCCTTGTTGGGGCAAGGTTTTTGGGGTTTGGAGCCTACCTATGAGGGATTGGAACCTGTTTTCGAATCAAGCCGCGAGAACCATGCCTCTTGGTTTGGAGCCTACCTATGAGGGATTGGAACTGTCTTTGGTACTGGCCGCCTCTTTCGCGATGATATTGTTTGGAGCCTACCTATGAGGGATTGGAACATCTTCTTCGCGTCAGCTAACGCCTGCTCCGTGGCGCGTTTGGAGCCTACCTATGAGGGATTGGAACACGCGACGACCCACCCAACGGCTGGAAAGCCGGGCGAAAGTTTGGAGCCTACCTATGAGGGATTGGAACCCTTCAAACGG
It contains:
- the ahbA gene encoding siroheme decarboxylase subunit alpha yields the protein MSVQTMDALDRELLNLLQEDLPLVPRPYQALAERLGTTEDDVLRRVAELKKTVVRQISAIFDTRALGYASSLVAARVKPELVDEAAQVINEHPGVSHNYKRNHAFNLWFTIAVPPNSRFGLEKTVEILGQRAPGVESIRLLPTLKLFKIGVQLDVTGKEDTAKAKAKPTYTDEDRRNADNRLSDLDIAMIRELQKDLPVTARPFDEWAQNIGITTEELLAGAESLKKRKLMRRFSAVLRHRQAGFLFNGMGVWNVPDDKVEEVGPKMAAFKAVSHCYLRPRYEDWPYNIFTMVHGRSLEECEAILKSIEEETGITDRIVLYSTKEYKKTRVEYFTPETYEWEAKVAEEMGL